DNA from Nitriliruptor alkaliphilus DSM 45188:
CCACCGCACCCAGGCGCTCGAGCTCGTCGGCGACGCCCGTGACGTGGCTGCGGTCGCAGTGCAGCTGCTCAGCGAGTTGGCCCATCGGCGTCGGCTCGGTGAGCGAGCGCAGCGCGAAGAACTGCATCGCGTTGAGCTCGTGGCGGGCGACCTCGTCGGCCAGGTGGCTGCGCAGGTGGCTCATCACCGCCATCAGCAGCTCGAGGACCTCAGCGGCCACGCCGGACTCCGCCGCGCCGGCGGCGTCGGTCCAGCGCCGTGCGGCCTCCGGAGGCGCGTGTCCATCACCCATGGGTACCACGGTAGCAGCAACTACTTGACAGATTCAACCGTCGAGGCCATCATCGGAACCCTTGACCGAGTCAACCTTCCTTGCTTCCCACCACCAGCCACGACGAGGATCACCGTGCCACCCGCCATCCACGCCGAGGGCCTGACCCTCTCCTACGGCGACACCCGCGCCCTCGACGGCGTCGACCTCAGCGTCCCGGCCGGCGCCGTGCTCGGCCTGCTCGGACCCAACGGCGCCGGGAAGACCACCGCGGTCCGCATCCTGACCACCCAGTTGACCCCGGATGCGGGTCGCGCCGAGGTGCTCGGACTGGACGTCGTCCGCGATGCCGCGAAGGTGCGGCGCCGGATGGGCCTGGCCGGACAGTACGCCGCGGTCGACGAGCGGCTCACCGGCCGTGAGAACCTCGTGATGATCGCGCGCCTGAACCACCGCTCGAAGACCGAGAGCCGGTCGCGGGCCGTCGAACTGCTCGACCGCTTCGACCTCGTCGATGCGGCCGACCGCCCGGTGAAGGGGTACTCGGGCGGCATGCGGCGTCGGCTCGACCTCGCCGCGTCGCTCGTCACCTCGCCGCCGGTGCTGTTCCTCGACGAGCCGACCACCGGGCTCGACCCGCGCAGCCGCGCCGACCTGTGGGCGATCATCGAGGGGCTCGTCGACGACGGCACCACGGTGCTGCTGACCACCCAGTACCTCGAGGAGGCCGACCGCCTCGCCGACCGCATCGTGGTGATCGACCATGGCCGGGTGATCGCCGAGGGGACCGCCAGCGAACTGAAGGCCACCGTCGGGCGCGAGCACATCACCGTGGACCTGGCCGATGCGGCCGGCGCCCTCGCCGCCCGCGCGCTGGTCGAGCGCCTGGCCGAGCGTGACGCCGTCCCGGGGCTCGACCCGGCCGCCCCCGTCACCGTGGAGCGTGAGCGCCTCGAGCTGCTGGTGACCAGCGCCGGGCCCGCGCTCGGCCCGCTCGCCCGCGCGTTCCACGACGCCGGGATCGTCCCGGTGGCGATCGACGTCCACCGCCCGACCCTCGACGACGCCTTCCTCGGGATGACCGGTGCACCCGCCGACGCCACCGACGCACCGACCTCCGCGCCACCCCCGACCTCGCCCGCGACCGTGGCCTGAGGAGACGAACCCCGTGACCACGATCGACACCCCCACCCTCCTGCGCGAACTGCCCCCGCTCCCCGAGGAGTCCCTCGCCGACCGCCTGCGCTGGAACGTCGCCGACACGCTCACCGTGACCAAGCGCAACCTCACCCACCTGGCGCGGCTGCCCCAGCTGCTGGTCTTCGCCACGATCCAGCCGGTGATGTTCGTCCTGCTGTTCACCTTCGTCTTCGGCGGCGCCATCGACACCCCCGGGGACTACATCGACTACCTGATGCCCGGGATCTTCGTGCAGACCGTCACCTTCGGTGCGACGCAGACCGGCGTCGGACTGGCCGAGGACCTCGGCAAGGGCCTCATCGAACGCTTCCGGACGCTGCCCATGGCGCGCTCGGCGGTGCTGGCCGGCCGGACCCTCTCCGACCTGCTCCGCAACACGATGGTGGTCACCTTGATGGTCGTCGTGGGCGTCCTGGTGGGCTTCTCCCCCGCCGGTGGCGTCACGGGCGTCCTCGGCGCCGCCGCCGTGGTGCTGCTGTTCTCCTTCGCCTTCAGCTGGGTCGCCGCCCTCGTCGGCCTGACCGCCAACGACGCCGAGACCGCCCAGACCATGATGTTCCCCCTGATGTTCCCCCTGGTGTTCGCCTCGAGCGCCTTCGTGCCGACCGACTCGATGCCGGACTGGCTGCGGGTCTGGGCCGACAACCAGCCGGTGACCCGGACCGTCGACGCGGCCCGCGCCCTGACCCAAGGCACAGCGACGTCGGGGGACGTCGTGCCGGCACTGCTGTGGGCGGCGCTGATCGTGGCGGTGTTCGCGCCGCTCGCCATCCGCCGCTACCGGCGGACCTGAGTCCCGTCCTCGTCCGGCTGCTCGGCGTCCTCGGCCACCACCCCGAGGTCGCGCAGCATCGCCTCGAGGTCGGCCCGGAACAGCGGTTCGCACCCGTCCGGGAACAGCCAGCGGTGGTGGCCGAAGACCTCGAGACTGACCTGGCCGTGCAGGCGCCCCCAGAACGCCAGGAGGCTCAGGCTCACCTCGGGCGGTAGCTCACGGTCGGCGACCTTGGCCATCTCGGCGAGGCGCTCCCCCTGCTCGGGGTCGAGGTCGGGCAGCGGCAGCGTGCGGAGCCGGCCCGCGAGCCAGGCCTCGACGATCGGCGCCCCGAGCGCCGAGCCCACGCGGCCCATCGCCTCGACGGTGACCCCGCCGGGGGGCGCCGCGTAGCCCGGGATGGGGTCGCCGAACAGCAGCCCGAACTCCTGCGGGTGGGTCACCCCCCAGTGGCGGTACGCCAGCGCCACCGCCCGGACGCGGTCCGCCAGCGCGGCCCCCCCAGCGGCGACCACGGGCGGATCCGGCGCCGGACGGTCGCGGTCGGCCGCCGGCCGCGGCTCGGCGCCGGTGGCCACGGCGAGGTGGTCGGCCAGGTCCTCGTACCCGCCGGCGATCAAGCGCGTCAGCAGGCCCTCCCGGGAGTCCACGTAGCGGTAGAGGCCCGCGGGGCTCATCCCCATCCGTCGCGCCACACGCCGCAACGACAGCGCGACCGCCCCGTGTTCGTGCACCTCGGCGAGCGCCGCCGCATCGAGCTCGGCCATCGTGCGACGGCGCGCGGCATCGCGTCGTCCCTCGGCGACCACGCGCCCTCCTCGTGCCGGCAGGCGCACACCGTAGCGAACGGCACTTGCTTTGCGAACACCGTTCGCGTATGAACACCGTTAGCGCTGCGAACAGCGTTCACACATCGACACGGACGCCGGCCGCCTCCGGCGAGGAGACCCCCGTGCACGTCACCGTCCTCGGCGCCACCGGCGGCATCGGCCGCGCCACGACGTTGGAGCTCGCCGCCCGCGGTCACGCGGTCACCGCCGTCAGCCGCTCCATCACGCCCGCCCACGTCCCGAGCGACGTGCGCGCCCTCGCCGCCGACCTCACCGACCCGGTCGCGGCCCGGGCTGCGTGCGCGGGCAGCGACGTGGTCGTGATGGCAGCCAGCCTCCCCTACGCCGCCTGGGCCAACCACCTGCAGCCGATGGTCACCACCGCCCTCGACGCGGCTGCCGCCGCCGACGCCCGGTTCGTCATGGTCGACAACCTCTACGGCTACGGCACGCCCGACACCCCCATCACCGACGCCTCACCGGAGGTCGGTACGACCCGGAAGGCCGCGGTCCGCCGCGACCTCGGCCGGTCCCTGCTGGCGGCGCACGCGGCCGGTCACGCGCGCGTCACCATCGGGCGGTTCTCGGACTACTACGGGGTCCACGGCCAGAACAGCCTCGTCAACATGCTGGGTGTCGATCGGGTCCTGGCCGGCAAGCGGCCGCAGGCGTTCATCGACGCCGACCAGCCGCACACGTTCGCCTACCTGCCCGACGCCGCCCGGGCCGTCGCGACGCTCGTCGAGCGCCCCGAGGCCGACGGCCGGTCGTGGATCCTGCCCGCCGCGGAGCCCAGAACCCAGCGCGCGATCCTCACGCTGGTCTGCGAGGCAGCCGGTCGCCCGGCCCGGATCGGGCGCATCACGCCCGGCATGCTGTGGGTGGCCGGCCTCGTCGACACGCAGTTGCGCGAGGCTCGCGAGCAGGTGGCCCAGTTCGACCGGCCGTACGTCGCGCTCGGCCGGGACTTCGAGGCCACCTTCGGTCCGCTCCGCACGACCCCGCACGAGGTGGCCGTGGCCGAGACGGTCGCCGGTCGCCGGGTCGCGAGGTCATCGGGCGCACCGCTGGCCGCGTGACCCCGCGAGGGCCCTAGTCTCGGCGGGCTCCGCTCCCCCGTGCCCGAGGCCCTGCCCTGGCTGCCCTGCTCGCCCTGTGCGCCGCCGTGTCGTTCGGCGTCTCCGACGTCACCGGCGCGTTGGCGGCCCGGCGTGCCTCGGCCGTCACCGTGACGCTGATCGCCCAGCTCGCGGGTCTCGTGGTCCTGCTGCCGGCGCTGCTGGTCCTGCCCGGTGAGCTGAGCCTGCGGGCGCTGGCCATCGGCGCGCTGGCCGGGCTCGGCGGCTGCGCCGGCCTGATCGTCTACCTGCGCGGCATGGCCATCGGCCCGATGGGCGTCGTCTCCCCCCTCGCGGCGCTCGTCGGCGCCGCGGTCCCCGTGGGCTGGGGTGTGGTGGTCAACGCGGAGCGGGTCACGGCCCTCGACGTGATGGGCATCCTCGCCGGGCTCGTCGCGGTCGTGCTCGTCGCCCTCCGTCCCCGGCAGCTGACCGATGTCCACGCCGGCGGCACGTTGCTCGCGTTGCTGTCGGGTGCCGCCTTCGGCGGGTTCTTCGTCGCGCTCGACGCGACACCGCCCGACTCCGGACTGTGGCCGCTGCTCGGCGCGCGTCTCAGCGGCGCGCTGCTGCTCGTGGTGGTGCTCCGCTTCGCCCCCCGGCGCATGCCCGACCGCCGCACCGCGCCGCTGGTGATCGCGTGCGGGCTGACCGACATGGGCGCCAACGTCCTGTTCCTGCTCGCGACCCGGACAGGCGCGCTGTCGCTGACCGCCCTGCTCACCTCGCTGTACCCCGTGGCGGTCGTGCTGCTCGCGCGACGTCTGACCGACGAACGCCTCACCGTCCTGCAGGCCAGCGGCGTGGTCCTCGCGCTCTGTGCCTCGGCCCTCATCGTCCTCTGAGCGCGGCAGCGAGGTACGCGGAGCGGGCGTGTCGGTGTGGTCAGGGGTCCTACGTGGCTACCGGGTGCGGATCGAGTCACAGGTGACACGATCCGCACCCGGTAGCGCGGGTCAGCCGCGCTCGACCGCCGCGACGGTCGCGAGCACCTGCTCGATGAGCACTGGCTCCTGCTCCACGTTGTGGAACTCGAGCCAGAGGTCGACCTGCGGGAACGCGTACGTCTCGAGGTTGCCGCCCACCCTGACCCGCTGGCCGTGGATCCCGCTCGGCAGAGTCACGGCGGTGGGTCGCGGTGCGGGCTCCAGGTCGGTCCCGTGCCGTTGCTCCCGAACGAGCTCGGGGACGGTGCTCAGCGGCGCCGCGAGCAGGGATGTGTAGTCAGGGAGCGGTTGACGACACGCGACGACACCCGTCGGGTAGCCGTCCGGGGCGAGGTAGGTGCGGACCCGGTCGAGCCCGTTGTGGCACGGGGAGCCATCGCTCGGTGCCAGCTCGCGGGTGTCCCGATCGGCGGGCACGCCGAAGCTCGCGTCTCCCACCTCGACCTGCTGCCACCCCTCCGGCAGGTCGAGCCGCGCGACCTCGCCGTCAGCCGTCCCGGCATCGTCGGAGCCACCGGGCTGGTCGGCGACGCGGTCCTCGATGATCAGACCACCGGGTCCGACCCCGGGCCACGCCACGACGGCGAGCGGCAGCGCGAGTGCTGCACCGGTCAGGCCGGCGCCACCGCGTCGCCGCCGTGACCGTCGCCGGGACCGCGACGCGATCCGGACCGGATCGACCGGCGTGCTCGGAGCCGCGGCGGTGCGCTCGAGCAGGTCGCGCAGATCAGCGGACACGTCGGACCTCCTCATCATCGTCGTCGGGCGTCCCGGGACCGGCCGGAGCGACGGGCGGGACGTCGGCCACGTCCCCGTCCAGCCGAGCGGCGACTCGAGCTGCGACACCCGCCGCCACCGCTGGTGCGCACGGACGAGCGCCTCCTGGGCGAGCTCCTCGGCAACGGCGTGGTCGCCGACGACGTGGCCCAGCGCCGCGACGAGACGCGGGTGCGCCTCGACGCAGAACGCGTGGAACGCATCGTCCGATCCCACGCCGCTCACACCACCCCTCCGTCGCGCTCCACCCATGACACGCGCGAGCCACCTCCAGCGTGACGCACCGTCGGCTGGACGACCCGGACGACCATCAGCTGCGTGGCGCCGGCGCGTGGATCACGACGGGACGACCGCCGAGGAACTGGGTCGGCGGATCGGGCAGCGTCGTGACCGACCCGCCGGACGCCACACGGTCGGCCGTCACTGCGCACACCGCGGCGTCCAGCACGTCGTCCGGCGCGCACCGCTCCGCTCCGGGGAAGCTCGCCGGCAGCACGACGCCGGCGGCCGTGAGGATCGCGCGCCGCGCTTCCGACCCGGCCCACGAGGTCTTGCGTGGCAGCGCCTCGCCGGCGAGGTGAGCGAAGGCGACCTCCGGGTGCACCTCCAGGACCTCCGCCCCGCCCGCCACGATGGCGTCGATCTCGATCACCTTCGGCAGCAACCGGAACGCCTGGATGCTGACTCCCACCCCCGTGGTGTCCGCGGCCAGCGCCGTAGCCTCGGCGTGCGACACCCCCGGAGCGCCGGCCACGAGGTCGACCACCGCGCGCGGAGGCGCGCTGAAGACCGTGGCCGCACGCCGCCCGAGCACGGCTCTGGCCGCCGCGTCGGCGTCGCGGACCGCCACGTCGAGCAGCCCGATCGGGATGTCCACCGCGGCTGCCTCGTGCGAACCGTCGAGTATGTCGACAGCGCGCGGCACGACGGTCACGGCAGCCACCGCACCGT
Protein-coding regions in this window:
- a CDS encoding MarR family winged helix-turn-helix transcriptional regulator; its protein translation is MGDGHAPPEAARRWTDAAGAAESGVAAEVLELLMAVMSHLRSHLADEVARHELNAMQFFALRSLTEPTPMGQLAEQLHCDRSHVTGVADELERLGAVERQPHPDDRRVKLLVLTDVGEALRDRVEAGLLARLPVVEGLDEDQQRQLRDLLATVAAAGGSPGATTVSGEPATS
- a CDS encoding ATP-binding cassette domain-containing protein, with product MPPAIHAEGLTLSYGDTRALDGVDLSVPAGAVLGLLGPNGAGKTTAVRILTTQLTPDAGRAEVLGLDVVRDAAKVRRRMGLAGQYAAVDERLTGRENLVMIARLNHRSKTESRSRAVELLDRFDLVDAADRPVKGYSGGMRRRLDLAASLVTSPPVLFLDEPTTGLDPRSRADLWAIIEGLVDDGTTVLLTTQYLEEADRLADRIVVIDHGRVIAEGTASELKATVGREHITVDLADAAGALAARALVERLAERDAVPGLDPAAPVTVERERLELLVTSAGPALGPLARAFHDAGIVPVAIDVHRPTLDDAFLGMTGAPADATDAPTSAPPPTSPATVA
- a CDS encoding ABC transporter permease; the protein is MTTIDTPTLLRELPPLPEESLADRLRWNVADTLTVTKRNLTHLARLPQLLVFATIQPVMFVLLFTFVFGGAIDTPGDYIDYLMPGIFVQTVTFGATQTGVGLAEDLGKGLIERFRTLPMARSAVLAGRTLSDLLRNTMVVTLMVVVGVLVGFSPAGGVTGVLGAAAVVLLFSFAFSWVAALVGLTANDAETAQTMMFPLMFPLVFASSAFVPTDSMPDWLRVWADNQPVTRTVDAARALTQGTATSGDVVPALLWAALIVAVFAPLAIRRYRRT
- a CDS encoding TetR/AcrR family transcriptional regulator — encoded protein: MVAEGRRDAARRRTMAELDAAALAEVHEHGAVALSLRRVARRMGMSPAGLYRYVDSREGLLTRLIAGGYEDLADHLAVATGAEPRPAADRDRPAPDPPVVAAGGAALADRVRAVALAYRHWGVTHPQEFGLLFGDPIPGYAAPPGGVTVEAMGRVGSALGAPIVEAWLAGRLRTLPLPDLDPEQGERLAEMAKVADRELPPEVSLSLLAFWGRLHGQVSLEVFGHHRWLFPDGCEPLFRADLEAMLRDLGVVAEDAEQPDEDGTQVRR
- a CDS encoding NAD-dependent epimerase/dehydratase family protein; translated protein: MHVTVLGATGGIGRATTLELAARGHAVTAVSRSITPAHVPSDVRALAADLTDPVAARAACAGSDVVVMAASLPYAAWANHLQPMVTTALDAAAAADARFVMVDNLYGYGTPDTPITDASPEVGTTRKAAVRRDLGRSLLAAHAAGHARVTIGRFSDYYGVHGQNSLVNMLGVDRVLAGKRPQAFIDADQPHTFAYLPDAARAVATLVERPEADGRSWILPAAEPRTQRAILTLVCEAAGRPARIGRITPGMLWVAGLVDTQLREAREQVAQFDRPYVALGRDFEATFGPLRTTPHEVAVAETVAGRRVARSSGAPLAA
- a CDS encoding DMT family transporter; this encodes MLALCAAVSFGVSDVTGALAARRASAVTVTLIAQLAGLVVLLPALLVLPGELSLRALAIGALAGLGGCAGLIVYLRGMAIGPMGVVSPLAALVGAAVPVGWGVVVNAERVTALDVMGILAGLVAVVLVALRPRQLTDVHAGGTLLALLSGAAFGGFFVALDATPPDSGLWPLLGARLSGALLLVVVLRFAPRRMPDRRTAPLVIACGLTDMGANVLFLLATRTGALSLTALLTSLYPVAVVLLARRLTDERLTVLQASGVVLALCASALIVL
- a CDS encoding sigma factor, whose translation is MSGVGSDDAFHAFCVEAHPRLVAALGHVVGDHAVAEELAQEALVRAHQRWRRVSQLESPLGWTGTWPTSRPSLRPVPGRPTTMMRRSDVSADLRDLLERTAAAPSTPVDPVRIASRSRRRSRRRRGGAGLTGAALALPLAVVAWPGVGPGGLIIEDRVADQPGGSDDAGTADGEVARLDLPEGWQQVEVGDASFGVPADRDTRELAPSDGSPCHNGLDRVRTYLAPDGYPTGVVACRQPLPDYTSLLAAPLSTVPELVREQRHGTDLEPAPRPTAVTLPSGIHGQRVRVGGNLETYAFPQVDLWLEFHNVEQEPVLIEQVLATVAAVERG
- a CDS encoding DUF429 domain-containing protein, whose translation is MTRRVVGLDGCREGWVAVELVDGAVAAVTVVPRAVDILDGSHEAAAVDIPIGLLDVAVRDADAAARAVLGRRAATVFSAPPRAVVDLVAGAPGVSHAEATALAADTTGVGVSIQAFRLLPKVIEIDAIVAGGAEVLEVHPEVAFAHLAGEALPRKTSWAGSEARRAILTAAGVVLPASFPGAERCAPDDVLDAAVCAVTADRVASGGSVTTLPDPPTQFLGGRPVVIHAPAPRS